The following proteins are encoded in a genomic region of Micromonospora olivasterospora:
- a CDS encoding response regulator transcription factor gives MASPRRDAYPEIGEMVIHVVVAEDMRLLRSAVCAGLSAEQDIEILADAECVAALWGVLRRDHPDVLLLELGPEAPDAAVLVAKVIAEAPGTAVLALSRRWSLPLVEAALGAGARGLVSKDVALADLVHAIRATAAGERVIDPAAAVAVLSPSPSPLTRRELEVLWVAAEGLPLKEIAHRLFLAHGTVRNHLSAILQKTGARNRMEAVRLAQREGWL, from the coding sequence ATGGCGTCCCCGAGGCGCGACGCGTACCCCGAGATCGGAGAGATGGTGATCCACGTCGTCGTGGCCGAGGACATGCGACTGCTCCGCAGCGCCGTGTGCGCGGGGCTGTCGGCCGAGCAGGACATCGAGATCCTCGCCGACGCGGAGTGCGTCGCCGCGCTGTGGGGCGTACTGCGCCGCGACCACCCCGACGTGCTGCTGTTGGAGTTGGGTCCGGAGGCCCCGGACGCGGCGGTCCTGGTGGCCAAGGTGATCGCCGAGGCCCCGGGGACGGCCGTGCTGGCGCTGAGTCGCCGCTGGAGCCTGCCGCTGGTGGAGGCGGCCCTGGGTGCGGGGGCGCGCGGCCTGGTCAGTAAGGACGTGGCACTGGCCGACCTGGTGCACGCGATCCGGGCGACCGCCGCCGGGGAGCGGGTGATCGACCCCGCGGCGGCCGTGGCCGTGCTGAGTCCGTCCCCCAGTCCGCTGACCCGTCGGGAGTTGGAGGTGCTGTGGGTCGCCGCCGAGGGGTTGCCGCTGAAGGAGATCGCCCACCGGCTGTTCCTGGCGCACGGGACGGTGCGCAACCACCTGTCGGCGATCCTGCAGAAGACCGGCGCCCGCAACCGGATGGAGGCGGTCCGGCTGGCGCAGCGGGAGGGCTGGCTGTGA
- a CDS encoding response regulator transcription factor → MVIRTLLALDGALVRGALSLVLAAEEDIHVVAEVGRGDAVDQAVDARRPDVAVVDLDLIAGGTATAGRCPLLVLADRRHARGLRGLLTPGRTVGILGTEVPPQRVVDGIRRLARREAVVDADLVMAALATDNPLTDRETEVLRLTAEGAPVDEVAGSLRLSSGTVRNHLRRIARKTGARTRVEAVRVARDSGWI, encoded by the coding sequence ATGGTGATCCGTACCCTGCTCGCCCTCGACGGTGCCCTGGTCAGGGGCGCGTTGTCGCTCGTTCTCGCCGCCGAGGAGGACATCCACGTGGTGGCGGAGGTGGGCCGCGGCGACGCGGTCGACCAGGCGGTCGATGCGCGCCGGCCCGACGTCGCGGTGGTCGACCTCGACCTGATCGCGGGCGGCACGGCCACGGCCGGCCGGTGCCCCCTGCTGGTGCTCGCCGACCGGCGTCACGCCCGAGGACTGCGCGGGTTGCTCACCCCCGGCCGTACGGTCGGCATCCTGGGCACCGAGGTTCCGCCGCAACGGGTGGTCGACGGCATCCGGCGGCTGGCGCGGCGCGAGGCGGTGGTCGACGCCGACCTCGTCATGGCGGCGCTCGCCACCGACAACCCGCTGACCGACCGGGAGACCGAGGTGCTGCGGCTGACCGCCGAGGGCGCCCCGGTCGACGAGGTGGCGGGGTCGCTGCGGCTGTCCTCCGGCACGGTGCGCAACCACCTGAGGCGGATCGCGCGCAAGACCGGGGCCCGGACCCGGGTGGAGGCCGTCCGGGTGGCCCGCGACTCCGGCTGGATCTGA
- a CDS encoding ATP-binding cassette domain-containing protein has product MSRRAGSPAAPGGAGQGRPDAGVGRVTWQALRARRAAVARLAGWSAVEALPALLSGLLVARAVDHGFLAGRLGVGLGWLAALAGAVLVGAVATGRTYRSLGAVVEPFRDDLAARVVRAALAGATRPDARPDGAAAARLTHQVELVRDTFAGLLMVTRGFLFAAGAALLGLLALDPVVAALVAAPLVAGVAVFLAALPAMAGQQRRYVRAGEELSRSAATALAGHRDVRACGAAERVVADVGRRVAAQAAAERTLARMSAVRSLSLGLGGWLPLAILLLAAPWLVGRGLTAGAVLGALIYVSTGLQPALHALVQGVGGGGLRYVVTLDRILRTCPEPGDPPATAGPPTGVDESAPAVRARGLTFRYGAAARPVVADLTLSLPTGDHLAVVGASGAGKSTLAALLSGLLPPQAGTVRLAGVEISARGPGELARLRVLLPQEAYVFTGSLGDNLRYLRPDADDATVVAALDALGVRALAARIGGLAAPVAPDALSAGERQLIAAARAYLSPAPLVILDEATCHLDPAAEAVVEDAFADRPGTLVVIAHRISSAVRARRVLLLDGDRPALGTHEELLARSAAYRDLVGHWDARPAERAPAGRG; this is encoded by the coding sequence GTGAGCCGCCGGGCGGGCTCGCCGGCAGCACCCGGTGGCGCCGGGCAAGGGCGGCCGGACGCCGGGGTCGGCCGGGTGACCTGGCAGGCGCTGCGGGCCCGGCGGGCGGCCGTGGCGCGGCTCGCCGGCTGGTCGGCGGTCGAGGCACTGCCGGCGCTGCTGTCCGGCCTCCTCGTGGCGCGCGCCGTGGACCACGGCTTCCTGGCCGGGCGCCTCGGCGTCGGGCTGGGCTGGCTGGCCGCGCTCGCCGGGGCGGTGCTCGTCGGCGCGGTGGCGACCGGCCGGACGTACCGGAGCCTCGGCGCGGTGGTCGAGCCGTTCCGCGACGACCTCGCCGCCCGGGTGGTGCGGGCCGCGCTGGCCGGCGCCACCCGACCGGACGCCCGCCCGGACGGCGCCGCCGCCGCCCGGCTGACCCACCAGGTGGAGCTGGTCCGGGACACCTTCGCCGGCCTGCTCATGGTCACCCGCGGCTTCCTGTTCGCCGCCGGGGCGGCCCTGCTCGGGCTGCTCGCCTTGGACCCGGTGGTGGCGGCCCTGGTCGCCGCGCCCCTGGTCGCCGGGGTGGCTGTGTTCCTCGCCGCGCTGCCCGCGATGGCCGGGCAGCAGCGCCGCTACGTGCGCGCAGGCGAGGAGCTGAGCCGGTCCGCCGCCACCGCGCTGGCCGGGCACCGGGACGTACGCGCCTGCGGCGCCGCCGAGCGGGTGGTCGCCGACGTGGGCCGGCGCGTCGCGGCGCAGGCTGCCGCCGAGCGGACCCTCGCCCGGATGTCGGCCGTCCGCAGCCTCAGCCTGGGCCTGGGCGGCTGGCTACCCCTCGCGATCCTGCTGCTGGCGGCACCGTGGCTGGTCGGGCGCGGCCTGACGGCCGGGGCGGTGCTCGGCGCGCTGATCTACGTCTCCACCGGCCTCCAGCCCGCCCTGCACGCCCTGGTGCAGGGCGTCGGCGGCGGCGGCCTGCGGTACGTGGTCACCCTCGACCGCATCCTGCGGACCTGCCCCGAGCCCGGAGACCCGCCGGCCACCGCCGGCCCGCCGACCGGGGTGGACGAGTCCGCGCCGGCCGTCCGGGCGCGGGGGCTGACCTTCCGGTACGGCGCCGCCGCCCGGCCCGTGGTGGCGGACCTCACGCTGTCCCTGCCCACCGGGGACCACCTCGCGGTGGTCGGCGCCAGCGGGGCGGGCAAGTCCACCCTGGCCGCGCTGCTGTCCGGGCTGCTCCCACCGCAGGCCGGCACGGTGCGCCTGGCCGGCGTCGAGATCTCCGCCCGCGGGCCCGGGGAGCTGGCCCGCCTGCGGGTGCTGCTGCCGCAGGAGGCGTACGTCTTCACCGGGTCGCTCGGCGACAACCTGCGTTATCTGCGGCCGGACGCCGACGACGCCACTGTGGTCGCGGCCCTCGACGCCCTCGGTGTACGGGCCCTCGCGGCCCGCATCGGCGGCCTGGCGGCGCCGGTGGCGCCCGACGCGCTCTCCGCCGGCGAGCGGCAGCTAATCGCCGCGGCGCGGGCGTACCTCTCCCCCGCCCCCCTGGTCATCCTCGACGAGGCGACTTGCCACCTGGACCCGGCGGCGGAGGCCGTCGTCGAGGACGCCTTCGCCGACCGGCCGGGCACCCTCGTCGTGATCGCCCACCGGATCAGCTCCGCCGTCCGGGCCCGGCGGGTGCTGCTGCTCGACGGCGACCGGCCGGCGCTGGGCACGCACGAGGAGCTGCTGGCCCGCTCGGCGGCGTACCGGGACCTCGTCGGCCACTGGGACGCCCGGCCGGCGGAGCGGGCCCCGGCCGGCCGGGGCTGA